Proteins encoded within one genomic window of Xiphophorus maculatus strain JP 163 A chromosome 11, X_maculatus-5.0-male, whole genome shotgun sequence:
- the LOC102230944 gene encoding uncharacterized protein LOC102230944 isoform X1 — translation MPPGVVTAPRSSSAGCFCACCGVRMRPYFTENSVVSQGETYQLISESFLTVKGAALFLPRGNGSSPTSASRFTQLRSKHAGDIQQHLQTMFTLLRPEDNIKLAVRLESASTQATRYMVVVSTIGRQDTEESVVLGMDFSPIDSSCSVGMVLPLWSDTLIHLDGDGGFSVSTDNKVHVFKPVSVQAMWSSLQSLHKACEVARCHNYFPGSLFLTWVSYYQSRVSSDQTRINEWNAMQDVQSHRADSPVLFSDVPTERELTERQIKTSLREIMMQKDLENVTCKEIRTELEMHMTCNLREFKEFIDKEMIVILGQMDSPTEIFDHVFLGSEWNASNLEELQKSGVQYILNVTREIDNFFPGVFEYHNIRVYDEEATDLLAYWNDTYKFISRAKKSGSKCLVHCKMGISRSAATVIAYAMKEYGWDLKNAFDYVKERRTVTKPNPSFMRQLEEYQGILLASKQRHNKLWRSHSDSDLSEHHEPLSKSLAQPSSLGRADPHNQASSNLGPSVRDLLDSLGTSQSAGKTTYSTSQPDTGTQSSRLGSSAFDDAPSLSDGAKAKSLEESLQADTAASRQLTHPHPNSTAGSVLSPTLSNGLCDSEEQPSSPPPSQPRAATVVPKPERTDMVTVAQSVLVGQPHPPPSVHHLLPSPAQSTTNEATKPQVSSSTLLVLEPEPPNTHQPGPHCLSAPVPIKETNDHQICGSDLPSSNDISSSPTAVPQDNVLLFGHSADHINFFSAREKFKGMSHDGKTQSAAVQLKSCGKDHLPQEDENSGGQEEENRKEMPVPAQVAGVNPTETLTPPEPQSSHDQDGTRSKQEMENLDAVPQKEAKSVREESKQKEDEEAAPPRLYNDWTRGSVRQATLQLEQRMKQEHETPLSSSAGSTCGSQRRPNSIHSMTTSVPQGTSVSPQVSVEGAQEGDGMFRLVGRGNTWRVLGNVEKSTKGLKLQPADTRFLSTSSPFQHAAPSPFASVNFLCLEGVTELESCVDWDCFAKGLHADITWRETWETLCELGAFLQQVGSAGAFFGQSSGSARKQGNSLQKRVREVEARIRQAGLTPPSLMKRSASLAKLGCLELLANDLNELERSCSAAAPPSSQAPLHAAGDESKKQRVHSSSLSSSKHPQAKNVCTSGEGFLSSKKLPNADQDSLHSPGLTLLTNRQQYGKTHPLRQLQKRIVGTLYNTM, via the exons ATGCCTCCCGGAGTGGTGACCGCCCCTCGCAGCTCGTCTGCCGGCTGCTTCTGCGCCTGCTGCGGGGTCAGGATGAGACCCTATTTCACCGAGAACTCCGTGGTCTCCCAGGGAGAAACCTATCAGCT CATCAGTGAAAGTTTCCTGACGGTCAAGGGAGCTGCTCTCTTCCTGCCCCGAGGAAATGGCTCGTCTCCAACTTCAGCCTCTCGCTTCACACAGCTGCGGAGTAAACATGCAG GAGACATCCAGCAGCATCTACAGACCATGTTCACTCTCCTCAGACCAGAGGACAACATCAAGCTG GCGGTTCGTTTGGAGAGCGCCAGCACTCAGGCCACACGCTACATGGTGGTGGTCTCAACCATTGGGCGCCAGGACACGGAGGAGAGCGTGGTTTTAGGCATGGATTTTAGTCCCATAGATAG CTCATGTTCAGTTGGTATGGTTTTGCCTTTATGGAGTGACACCTTAATACACCTGGATGGAGATGG GGGATTCAGTGTATCAACAGACAACAAAGTGCATGTATTCAAGCCTGTTTCTGTGCAAGCCATGTG GTCGTCTTTGCAGTCGCTTCACAAGGCCTGCGAAGTGGCTCGTTGCCACAACTACTTCCCAGGCAGCTTGTTCCTCACCTGGGTCAGCTATTATCAGAGCAGGGTGTCCTCCGACCAGACCCGCATCAACGAGTGGAACGCCATGCAGGATGTGCAGTCACACCGCGCCGACTCACCCGTCCTTTTCTCTGATGT CCCCACAGAGAGAGAGCTCACAGAGCGacaaataaaaaccagtttGAGGGAGATCATGATGCAGAAAGATCTCGAGAATGTCACCTGTAAAGAA ATCCGGACAGAGCTGGAAATGCACATGACATGCAACCTGCGAGAGTTCAAGGAGTTCATCGACAAAGAGATGATTGTTATTCTGGGCCAGATGGACAGTCCTACTGAGATCTTTGACCACGTCTTCTTG GGATCTGAGTGGAATGCATCTAATTtggaagagctgcagaagaGTGG CGTTCAGTACATCCTGAATGTAACGAGGGAAATTGATAATTTCTTCCCCGGTGTGTTTGAGTACCACAACATCCGCGTCTATGACGAGGAAGCCACCGACCTGCTTGCTTACTGGAACGACACCTATAAGTTCATATCTAGAGCAAA GAAATCTGGCTCAAAGTGCCTGGTCCACTGTAAAATGGGAATAAGCCGCTCTGCAGCCACGGTGATTGCGTACGCCATGAAGGAGTATGGCTGGGATTTGAAAAATGCCTTCGATTACGTAAAGGAGCGTCGGACTGTGACCAAACCAAACCCGTCCTTTATGAGGCAGCTGGAGGAGTACCAGGGCATACTGCTAGCTAG caAGCAAAGGCACAACAAGTTATGGCGTTCTCACTCTGATAGCGATCTTTCTGAACACCATGAGCCCCTGTCCAAGTCCCTCGCCCAACCCAGCAGTCTGGGTCGCGCAGACCCCCATAACCAGGCCAGCAGCAATCTGGGCCCCTCTGTGAGAGATCTGCTGGACTCACTGGGAACGTCGCAGAGCGCTGGAAAAACAACATACTCCACGAGCCAGCCTGACACCGGCACCCAGTCCAGTCGGCTTGGCTCCTCTGCCTTTGATGATGCGCCGTCTTTATCAGATGGTGCTAAAGCTAAAAGCCTGGAGGAATCCCTTCAGGCTGATACAGCCGCCAGTAGGCAGCTCACCCACCCCCACCCCAACTCCACAGCTGGTTCTGTGTTATCTCCGACCCTCTCCAATGGTCTGTGTGACTCAGAGGAGCAGCCATCGTCGCCCCCCCCCTCCCAGCCAAGGGCTGCTACAGTGGTCCCTAAACCGGAACGGACAGACATGGTGACTGTTGCACAAAGCGTTTTGGTGGGCCAGCCTCACCCACCTCCCTCTGTTCACCACCTCCTCCCCTCTCCAGCCCAATCAACCACGAATGAAGCCACCAAACCGCAGGTTTCCTCCTCGACCCTCCTGGTGTTGGAACCTGAGCCACCAAACACACACCAGCCTGGACCCCACTGTTTATCTGCACCAGTGCCtattaaagaaacaaatgatcATCAGATATGTGGCTCAGATCTGCCCTCCTCcaatgacatcagcagctcACCCACCGCGGTTCCGCAGGACAATGTACTGCTGTTCGGCCATAGTGCAGATCACATAAACTTTTTTAGTGCCAGGGAAAAATTCAAGGGAATGAGTCACGATGGCAAAACTCAGAGTGCTGCTGTGCAGCTGAAGAGCTGTGGCAAAGACCATCTACCACAGGAGGATGAAAACAGTGGGGGTCAGGAGGAGGAGAACAGAAAG GAAATGCCAGTTCCTGCGCAGGTCGCAGGAGTGAACCCCACAGAGACCCTCACCCCACCCGAACCACAAAGCTCACACGACCAAGACGGGACGAGGTCGAAGCAGGAAATGGAGAATCTAGACGCTGTCCCTCAGAAGGAGGCCAAGAGTGTAAGAGAGGAATCCAAACAGAAAGAGGACGAGGAGGCCGCCCCCCCTCGCCTCTACAACGACTGGACCAGGGGGTCTGTGCGGCAAGCTACGCTACAGCTAGAGCAGCGGATGAAACAGGAACACGAGACGCCGTTATCCTCGTCCGCTGGCAGCACCTGCGGCTCCCAGCGGCGTCCAAACAGCATCCACTCCATGACGACGTCAGTGCCACAGGGCACATCAGTTTCCCCGCAGGTGTCTGTGGAGGGAGCACAGGAGGGAGATGGCATGTTTAGACTGGTTGGAAGGGGGAACACGTGGAGGGTTCTGGGAAATGTTGAGAAAAGCACAAAGGGACTCAAACTCCAGCCTGCTGATACCAGATTCCTGTCTACCTCTTCTCCTTTCCAACACGCTGCACCATCTCCCTTTGCGTCGGTGAACTTCCTGTGTTTGGAAGGTGTGACGGAGCTCGAGTCGTGCGTGGACTGGGACTGTTTCGCCAAGGGACTCCACGCTGACATCACCTGGAGGGAGACGTGGGAGACCCTGTGCGAGCTGGGTGCCTTCCTTCAACAGGTCGGCTCAGCGGGAGCCTTCTTCGGCCAGAGCTCAGGAAGCGCTCGGAAGCAAGGCAACAGCTTGCAGAAAAGGGTCAGAGAGGTGGAAGCCAGAATCCGGCAGGCGGGCCTGACCCCGCCGTCTCTGATGAAGCGCTCGGCGTCGCTGGCCAAACTGGGCTGCCTGGAGCTCCTAGCCAACGATCTGAATGAGCTGGAGCGTAGCTGCTCCGCTGCAGCTCCGCCCTCTTCTCAAGCTCCTCTCCACGCCGCTGGTGATGAATCCAAAAAGCAGCGAGTGCACAGTTCTTCTCTATCAAGCAGCAAACATCCACAAGCTAAGAACGTTTGTACTTCTGGAGAAGGCTTTCTATCGTCAAAAAAACTTCCAAACGCTGATCAAGACTCTCTACATTCTCCTGGGCTGACTCTTCTGACCAACAGGCAGCAGTATGGGAAGACTCATCCGCTGAGGCAGCTTCAGAAAAGAATTGTTGGCACCCTGTACAACACCATGTGA
- the LOC102230944 gene encoding protein phosphatase Slingshot homolog 3-like isoform X2, translated as MALVTVQRSPTPSTSSSPCVSESGSGEDDRRSQPRSISESFLTVKGAALFLPRGNGSSPTSASRFTQLRSKHAGDIQQHLQTMFTLLRPEDNIKLAVRLESASTQATRYMVVVSTIGRQDTEESVVLGMDFSPIDSSCSVGMVLPLWSDTLIHLDGDGGFSVSTDNKVHVFKPVSVQAMWSSLQSLHKACEVARCHNYFPGSLFLTWVSYYQSRVSSDQTRINEWNAMQDVQSHRADSPVLFSDVPTERELTERQIKTSLREIMMQKDLENVTCKEIRTELEMHMTCNLREFKEFIDKEMIVILGQMDSPTEIFDHVFLGSEWNASNLEELQKSGVQYILNVTREIDNFFPGVFEYHNIRVYDEEATDLLAYWNDTYKFISRAKKSGSKCLVHCKMGISRSAATVIAYAMKEYGWDLKNAFDYVKERRTVTKPNPSFMRQLEEYQGILLASKQRHNKLWRSHSDSDLSEHHEPLSKSLAQPSSLGRADPHNQASSNLGPSVRDLLDSLGTSQSAGKTTYSTSQPDTGTQSSRLGSSAFDDAPSLSDGAKAKSLEESLQADTAASRQLTHPHPNSTAGSVLSPTLSNGLCDSEEQPSSPPPSQPRAATVVPKPERTDMVTVAQSVLVGQPHPPPSVHHLLPSPAQSTTNEATKPQVSSSTLLVLEPEPPNTHQPGPHCLSAPVPIKETNDHQICGSDLPSSNDISSSPTAVPQDNVLLFGHSADHINFFSAREKFKGMSHDGKTQSAAVQLKSCGKDHLPQEDENSGGQEEENRKEMPVPAQVAGVNPTETLTPPEPQSSHDQDGTRSKQEMENLDAVPQKEAKSVREESKQKEDEEAAPPRLYNDWTRGSVRQATLQLEQRMKQEHETPLSSSAGSTCGSQRRPNSIHSMTTSVPQGTSVSPQVSVEGAQEGDGMFRLVGRGNTWRVLGNVEKSTKGLKLQPADTRFLSTSSPFQHAAPSPFASVNFLCLEGVTELESCVDWDCFAKGLHADITWRETWETLCELGAFLQQVGSAGAFFGQSSGSARKQGNSLQKRVREVEARIRQAGLTPPSLMKRSASLAKLGCLELLANDLNELERSCSAAAPPSSQAPLHAAGDESKKQRVHSSSLSSSKHPQAKNVCTSGEGFLSSKKLPNADQDSLHSPGLTLLTNRQQYGKTHPLRQLQKRIVGTLYNTM; from the exons ATGGCGCTGGTTACCGTACAGCGTTCACCGACCCCCAGCACCAGCTCCAGCCCCTGCGTTTCG GAGTCCGGTAGTGGGGAGGATGATCGCCGCTCTCAGCCGAGGAG CATCAGTGAAAGTTTCCTGACGGTCAAGGGAGCTGCTCTCTTCCTGCCCCGAGGAAATGGCTCGTCTCCAACTTCAGCCTCTCGCTTCACACAGCTGCGGAGTAAACATGCAG GAGACATCCAGCAGCATCTACAGACCATGTTCACTCTCCTCAGACCAGAGGACAACATCAAGCTG GCGGTTCGTTTGGAGAGCGCCAGCACTCAGGCCACACGCTACATGGTGGTGGTCTCAACCATTGGGCGCCAGGACACGGAGGAGAGCGTGGTTTTAGGCATGGATTTTAGTCCCATAGATAG CTCATGTTCAGTTGGTATGGTTTTGCCTTTATGGAGTGACACCTTAATACACCTGGATGGAGATGG GGGATTCAGTGTATCAACAGACAACAAAGTGCATGTATTCAAGCCTGTTTCTGTGCAAGCCATGTG GTCGTCTTTGCAGTCGCTTCACAAGGCCTGCGAAGTGGCTCGTTGCCACAACTACTTCCCAGGCAGCTTGTTCCTCACCTGGGTCAGCTATTATCAGAGCAGGGTGTCCTCCGACCAGACCCGCATCAACGAGTGGAACGCCATGCAGGATGTGCAGTCACACCGCGCCGACTCACCCGTCCTTTTCTCTGATGT CCCCACAGAGAGAGAGCTCACAGAGCGacaaataaaaaccagtttGAGGGAGATCATGATGCAGAAAGATCTCGAGAATGTCACCTGTAAAGAA ATCCGGACAGAGCTGGAAATGCACATGACATGCAACCTGCGAGAGTTCAAGGAGTTCATCGACAAAGAGATGATTGTTATTCTGGGCCAGATGGACAGTCCTACTGAGATCTTTGACCACGTCTTCTTG GGATCTGAGTGGAATGCATCTAATTtggaagagctgcagaagaGTGG CGTTCAGTACATCCTGAATGTAACGAGGGAAATTGATAATTTCTTCCCCGGTGTGTTTGAGTACCACAACATCCGCGTCTATGACGAGGAAGCCACCGACCTGCTTGCTTACTGGAACGACACCTATAAGTTCATATCTAGAGCAAA GAAATCTGGCTCAAAGTGCCTGGTCCACTGTAAAATGGGAATAAGCCGCTCTGCAGCCACGGTGATTGCGTACGCCATGAAGGAGTATGGCTGGGATTTGAAAAATGCCTTCGATTACGTAAAGGAGCGTCGGACTGTGACCAAACCAAACCCGTCCTTTATGAGGCAGCTGGAGGAGTACCAGGGCATACTGCTAGCTAG caAGCAAAGGCACAACAAGTTATGGCGTTCTCACTCTGATAGCGATCTTTCTGAACACCATGAGCCCCTGTCCAAGTCCCTCGCCCAACCCAGCAGTCTGGGTCGCGCAGACCCCCATAACCAGGCCAGCAGCAATCTGGGCCCCTCTGTGAGAGATCTGCTGGACTCACTGGGAACGTCGCAGAGCGCTGGAAAAACAACATACTCCACGAGCCAGCCTGACACCGGCACCCAGTCCAGTCGGCTTGGCTCCTCTGCCTTTGATGATGCGCCGTCTTTATCAGATGGTGCTAAAGCTAAAAGCCTGGAGGAATCCCTTCAGGCTGATACAGCCGCCAGTAGGCAGCTCACCCACCCCCACCCCAACTCCACAGCTGGTTCTGTGTTATCTCCGACCCTCTCCAATGGTCTGTGTGACTCAGAGGAGCAGCCATCGTCGCCCCCCCCCTCCCAGCCAAGGGCTGCTACAGTGGTCCCTAAACCGGAACGGACAGACATGGTGACTGTTGCACAAAGCGTTTTGGTGGGCCAGCCTCACCCACCTCCCTCTGTTCACCACCTCCTCCCCTCTCCAGCCCAATCAACCACGAATGAAGCCACCAAACCGCAGGTTTCCTCCTCGACCCTCCTGGTGTTGGAACCTGAGCCACCAAACACACACCAGCCTGGACCCCACTGTTTATCTGCACCAGTGCCtattaaagaaacaaatgatcATCAGATATGTGGCTCAGATCTGCCCTCCTCcaatgacatcagcagctcACCCACCGCGGTTCCGCAGGACAATGTACTGCTGTTCGGCCATAGTGCAGATCACATAAACTTTTTTAGTGCCAGGGAAAAATTCAAGGGAATGAGTCACGATGGCAAAACTCAGAGTGCTGCTGTGCAGCTGAAGAGCTGTGGCAAAGACCATCTACCACAGGAGGATGAAAACAGTGGGGGTCAGGAGGAGGAGAACAGAAAG GAAATGCCAGTTCCTGCGCAGGTCGCAGGAGTGAACCCCACAGAGACCCTCACCCCACCCGAACCACAAAGCTCACACGACCAAGACGGGACGAGGTCGAAGCAGGAAATGGAGAATCTAGACGCTGTCCCTCAGAAGGAGGCCAAGAGTGTAAGAGAGGAATCCAAACAGAAAGAGGACGAGGAGGCCGCCCCCCCTCGCCTCTACAACGACTGGACCAGGGGGTCTGTGCGGCAAGCTACGCTACAGCTAGAGCAGCGGATGAAACAGGAACACGAGACGCCGTTATCCTCGTCCGCTGGCAGCACCTGCGGCTCCCAGCGGCGTCCAAACAGCATCCACTCCATGACGACGTCAGTGCCACAGGGCACATCAGTTTCCCCGCAGGTGTCTGTGGAGGGAGCACAGGAGGGAGATGGCATGTTTAGACTGGTTGGAAGGGGGAACACGTGGAGGGTTCTGGGAAATGTTGAGAAAAGCACAAAGGGACTCAAACTCCAGCCTGCTGATACCAGATTCCTGTCTACCTCTTCTCCTTTCCAACACGCTGCACCATCTCCCTTTGCGTCGGTGAACTTCCTGTGTTTGGAAGGTGTGACGGAGCTCGAGTCGTGCGTGGACTGGGACTGTTTCGCCAAGGGACTCCACGCTGACATCACCTGGAGGGAGACGTGGGAGACCCTGTGCGAGCTGGGTGCCTTCCTTCAACAGGTCGGCTCAGCGGGAGCCTTCTTCGGCCAGAGCTCAGGAAGCGCTCGGAAGCAAGGCAACAGCTTGCAGAAAAGGGTCAGAGAGGTGGAAGCCAGAATCCGGCAGGCGGGCCTGACCCCGCCGTCTCTGATGAAGCGCTCGGCGTCGCTGGCCAAACTGGGCTGCCTGGAGCTCCTAGCCAACGATCTGAATGAGCTGGAGCGTAGCTGCTCCGCTGCAGCTCCGCCCTCTTCTCAAGCTCCTCTCCACGCCGCTGGTGATGAATCCAAAAAGCAGCGAGTGCACAGTTCTTCTCTATCAAGCAGCAAACATCCACAAGCTAAGAACGTTTGTACTTCTGGAGAAGGCTTTCTATCGTCAAAAAAACTTCCAAACGCTGATCAAGACTCTCTACATTCTCCTGGGCTGACTCTTCTGACCAACAGGCAGCAGTATGGGAAGACTCATCCGCTGAGGCAGCTTCAGAAAAGAATTGTTGGCACCCTGTACAACACCATGTGA
- the LOC102227897 gene encoding coronin-6-like: MSRSIVRQSKFRHVFGQAVKAEQGYDDIRVSKVTWDSSFCAVNPKFLAVIVESSGGGAFLVLPLSKTGRVDKNYPLVIGHSGPVLDIDWCPHDDNILASCSEDCTAMVWQIPDHSLTRPLSDPIVVLEGHSKRVGIVSWHPTARNILLTAGSDNLIIIWNVGTGEPLISMDDHPDLIYSVSWNRNGSLFCTTCKDRRLRVCDPRKREVVAERLAPHEGIRPMRAIFIRDGNIFTTGFTRMSQRELGLWDPTNFEEPIALLELDTSNGVLLPYYDADANMVYLCGKGDSSIRYFEITEELPYVHYLSTFSSKEPQRGMGFMPKRGVDVTKCEIARLYKLLDKKCEPITMTVPRKSDLFQDDLYPDTAGPDPAMEPEEWLDGRDEDPILISMRDGYVPPKSRELKVAKKNVLDSRPTTRRSMSALDTNSLPPQLLERLLEEIQNLKATVLSQEKRICDLENKLSQYTNGTA, from the exons ATGAGTCGCAGCATCGTGCGGCAGAGTAAGTTTCGCCACGTCTTCGGGCAGGCGGTCAAAGCTGAGCAGGGTTACGATGACATCCGCGTCTCCAAGGTGACGTGGGACagctccttctgcgccgtcaaCCCAAAGTTCCTGGCCGTCATCGTTGAGTCGAGTGGAGGAGGAGCGTTCCTCGTCCTGCCGCTCTCCAAG ACAGGCCGTGTGGATAAGAACTACCCGCTGGTAATCGGCCACTCTGGACCCGTCCTGGATATCGACTGGTGCCCTCATGACGACAACATCCTAGCCAGCTGCTCAGAAGACTGCACAGCAATG gTTTGGCAAATCCCAGATCACTCCCTGACCCGTCCCCTGTCCGATCCCATTGTGGTGCTGGAGGGTCACTCCAAACGGGTTGGCATCGTCAGTTGGCACCCCACCGCACGCAACATCCTCCTCACTGCCG GAAGTGATAATCTGATAATAATCTGGAACGTGGGAACAGGCGAACCTCTCATATCCATGGACGACCACCCGGACCTCATCTACAGCGTCAGCTGGAACCGAAACGGCAGCTTGTTTTGCACCACCTGTAAGGACCGACGCCTGCGTGTCTGTGACCCCCGGAAGAGGGAAGTGGTGGCG GAACGTCTGGCTCCACATGAAGGCATCCGACCAATGAGAGCCATCTTCATTAGAGACGGAAACATTTTCACCACCGGATTCACCCGGATGAGCCAGCGAGAACTCGGCCTCTGGGATCCG ACAAACTTTGAAGAGCCCATAGCGCTTTTGGAGCTGGACACGAGTAACGGAGTGTTGTTACCGTATTATGACGCAGACGCAAACATGGTCTACTTGTGTGGGAAG GGGGACAGTAGTATCCGTTACTTTGAGATCACGGAGGAGCTGCCGTACGTCCATTACCTCAGCACCTTCAGCAGTAAAGAGCCACAGAGAGGGATGGGCTTCATGCCAAAGAGAGGTGTGGACGTCACCAAATGTGAGATTGCACG GTTATACAAGCTACTCGACAAAAAGTGCGAGCCCATCACCATGACAGTTCCTAGAAAA TCGGACCTCTTCCAGGATGACCTTTACCCTGACACAGCAGGGCCTGATCCCGCCATGGAGCCTGAAGAGTGGCTGGACGGCCGTGACGAAGATCCCATCCTCATCTCCATGAGGGACGGCTACGTGCCGCCGAAGAGCCGAGAGCTCAAAGTGGCGAAGAAGAACGTGCTGGACTCCAGACCCACCACCAGACGCAGCATGTCCGCCTTGGACACCAACAGCTTGCCT CCTCAGCTGCTTGAGAGGCTACTGGAGGAGATTCAGAATCTGAAGGCCACAGTTTTGTCTCAGGAGAAGCGGATCTGCGACTTGGAGAATAAGCTTTCCCAGTACACCAACGGTACTGCCTGA